In one Halorhodospira halophila genomic region, the following are encoded:
- a CDS encoding ABC transporter permease — translation MSAPNSAIGTTLRLAARFLRRDLAAGRLGILAAALVVAVAAVTAVGWLGDRVGAATTERAAELIAADRLVRTDDAAPQAWLDEARERGLQAARTVEFPTVVAADGSTRLVSAKAVEVGYPLRGELRYAEDRESADRVAEQRPQPGEAWVEPRLLDLLGAELGGSLEVGDSELPMTRLVTAEPDRAGMFGTVAPRVLMAWEDIAGTGLVGEGARVSHALLLAGPDAELDAFAEWLRGADGPEAEVLTGTEAQPAIQEIVGQAERFLGLAALITVVVAAAAVLLTARHYAEAQLDRVAVMRVLGARQGRVVAIQAAVLGAVAFAAGVLGAAIGFALHAVMIALLTDVLPPNLPPPGPLPAVYGVGLGVAAAAGFALPTAARLRHVPPMRVLRRTAGAGVVRTGGAYAVAAAVIAALMVWRAGDLTLAGVVLAATAATLAALAIAAYAAVRLAGWLRARSGSRLLWLTGPSRRPGATVVQVVAVGLGLMALLLLSAVREDLLDTWQAGIPDDAPDTFLIDVAPEEVEPLQAFLAEELDTEVTLYAITRGRLDAINEDRVRPGDFESPRTQRMVDRDLNLTWAETLPEDNRVVAGEWWGDDPGAEWSVEAGYAERVGIGVGDEISFVIDGEPVSGTVTSLRELRWDSFNPNFFVIAAPGMIDAHPEYITSFRLGDAAERVLPELNERFPGATPLDIGAILETARRIIGQGARVVELMAALTLVAGVVVLLAALRTAAAQRRFEASLLRALGASRRRLEAIAVAELAASGALAGLLAGIAAASGGYLAARYLFDLTYAFPGSVVVLGAVVGAVTVAGAGWLGARRDWRSSPMELLRGGES, via the coding sequence ATGAGCGCCCCGAACTCTGCGATTGGCACCACGCTGCGGCTAGCCGCGCGCTTCCTGCGACGCGATCTGGCCGCCGGCCGGCTGGGGATCCTCGCCGCCGCGCTGGTTGTGGCTGTGGCCGCGGTGACCGCCGTTGGGTGGCTGGGCGACCGGGTGGGGGCGGCCACCACCGAGCGCGCGGCGGAGCTGATCGCCGCCGATCGCCTGGTGCGCACCGACGACGCCGCTCCGCAGGCGTGGCTGGACGAGGCCCGCGAGCGCGGCCTGCAGGCGGCGCGCACCGTGGAGTTCCCCACCGTGGTGGCTGCCGATGGCAGCACGCGCCTGGTCTCCGCCAAGGCGGTGGAGGTCGGCTACCCCCTGCGCGGTGAGCTGCGCTACGCAGAGGATCGCGAGAGCGCCGACCGGGTGGCGGAGCAGCGCCCGCAGCCGGGTGAGGCCTGGGTTGAGCCGCGACTGCTCGACCTGCTCGGCGCCGAGCTCGGCGGATCGCTGGAGGTCGGCGACAGCGAGCTGCCCATGACGCGGCTGGTTACCGCCGAGCCCGATCGTGCCGGCATGTTCGGCACCGTGGCGCCCCGGGTGCTGATGGCCTGGGAGGACATCGCAGGTACCGGGTTGGTGGGCGAGGGCGCGCGGGTGAGCCACGCCCTGCTGCTCGCCGGCCCCGATGCCGAGCTGGATGCCTTCGCTGAGTGGCTGCGCGGGGCGGATGGCCCGGAGGCCGAGGTGCTTACCGGCACCGAGGCGCAGCCGGCCATCCAGGAGATCGTCGGCCAGGCGGAGCGCTTCCTGGGCCTGGCAGCGCTGATCACGGTGGTGGTGGCCGCCGCCGCGGTGCTGCTCACCGCCCGGCACTATGCCGAGGCGCAGCTCGACCGCGTGGCGGTCATGCGCGTGCTCGGCGCTCGGCAGGGCCGGGTGGTGGCCATCCAGGCCGCGGTCCTCGGCGCGGTGGCGTTCGCCGCCGGCGTGCTCGGCGCGGCCATCGGCTTCGCCCTGCACGCGGTGATGATCGCCCTGCTGACCGATGTGCTGCCGCCCAACCTGCCACCTCCGGGGCCGCTGCCGGCCGTCTACGGGGTGGGCCTCGGGGTGGCCGCGGCGGCCGGGTTCGCCTTGCCCACGGCGGCGCGGCTGCGCCATGTGCCGCCCATGCGGGTGCTGCGGCGCACCGCAGGTGCCGGCGTGGTGCGGACCGGCGGGGCCTACGCCGTGGCGGCGGCGGTGATCGCCGCGCTCATGGTCTGGCGGGCCGGCGATCTCACCCTCGCCGGCGTGGTCCTGGCGGCCACGGCCGCCACCCTGGCCGCCCTGGCCATCGCTGCGTATGCCGCCGTGCGCCTGGCCGGCTGGCTGCGTGCGCGCAGCGGCTCGCGGCTGCTCTGGCTCACCGGGCCGAGCCGGCGTCCCGGCGCCACCGTGGTGCAGGTGGTGGCCGTCGGCCTGGGGCTGATGGCGCTGCTGCTGCTCTCGGCGGTCCGCGAGGACCTGCTCGATACCTGGCAGGCCGGCATCCCCGACGATGCGCCGGATACCTTCCTCATCGACGTGGCGCCGGAGGAGGTCGAGCCGCTGCAGGCCTTCCTGGCCGAGGAGTTGGACACCGAGGTGACCCTTTACGCCATCACCCGCGGCCGGCTCGACGCCATCAACGAGGACCGCGTCCGCCCCGGTGATTTCGAGTCGCCGCGGACCCAGCGCATGGTCGACCGGGATCTTAACCTCACCTGGGCCGAGACGCTGCCCGAGGACAACCGCGTGGTCGCCGGCGAATGGTGGGGCGACGACCCCGGTGCCGAGTGGTCGGTGGAGGCCGGTTACGCCGAGCGCGTGGGCATCGGCGTGGGCGACGAGATCAGCTTCGTCATCGACGGCGAGCCGGTTAGCGGTACGGTGACCTCGCTGCGCGAGCTGCGCTGGGACAGCTTCAATCCCAACTTCTTTGTCATCGCCGCGCCGGGGATGATCGATGCCCATCCGGAGTACATCACCAGCTTCCGCCTGGGGGATGCCGCCGAGCGGGTGCTGCCGGAGCTCAACGAGCGCTTCCCCGGGGCTACGCCGCTGGATATCGGGGCCATCCTGGAGACCGCCCGGCGAATCATCGGCCAGGGGGCACGGGTGGTGGAGCTGATGGCTGCTCTGACCCTGGTGGCCGGGGTGGTCGTGCTGCTCGCAGCGCTGCGCACGGCGGCGGCGCAGCGGCGCTTCGAGGCCTCGCTGCTGCGTGCCCTGGGCGCCTCGCGGCGACGGCTGGAGGCCATCGCGGTGGCCGAGCTCGCGGCCTCCGGGGCGCTGGCCGGGCTGCTGGCCGGCATCGCCGCCGCCTCGGGCGGCTACTTGGCGGCCCGGTACCTGTTCGATCTGACCTACGCCTTCCCCGGATCGGTGGTGGTGCTGGGTGCGGTCGTCGGCGCGGTGACGGTGGCCGGCGCGGGCTGGCTGGGGGCCCGCCGGGACTGGCGCAGCAGCCCCATGGAGCTGCTGCGCGGCGGCGAGTCCTGA
- a CDS encoding ABC transporter ATP-binding protein gives MLKEEADAPAAAGTPHPALEARGLGMRFRGPDGEVVLFDNLNLTIRHGESVAILGASGSGKSTLLGLLAGLEQPASGQVCVDGEELTALDEDGRAAARAGRIGFVFQAFHLLGGLSALENVRLALELSGRGGDGEAAAAALQRVGLGHRLHHTPERLSGGEQQRVAIARAFVTEPRLLMADEPTGNLDDTIGAQVVDLLFDLNREHGTTLILVTHDPSVAERCETVYRFREGVLAR, from the coding sequence ATGCTGAAGGAAGAAGCCGACGCCCCCGCCGCGGCGGGCACCCCTCACCCGGCGCTGGAAGCCCGCGGCCTGGGGATGCGCTTTCGTGGCCCCGACGGCGAGGTCGTCCTGTTCGATAACCTGAATCTTACCATCCGCCACGGCGAGAGCGTCGCCATCCTGGGGGCCTCGGGCTCCGGTAAATCGACCCTGCTCGGGCTGCTGGCCGGCCTGGAGCAGCCCGCCAGCGGGCAGGTCTGTGTCGACGGCGAGGAGCTGACCGCGCTGGACGAGGACGGGCGTGCGGCAGCGCGGGCCGGACGCATCGGTTTTGTCTTCCAGGCCTTCCATCTGCTCGGCGGGCTCTCGGCGCTGGAGAACGTGCGCCTGGCCTTGGAACTCTCCGGCCGTGGTGGCGACGGTGAGGCGGCGGCTGCGGCGCTGCAGCGGGTGGGGCTGGGGCATCGCCTGCACCATACCCCCGAGCGGCTCTCCGGCGGCGAGCAGCAGCGGGTGGCCATCGCCCGCGCCTTCGTGACGGAGCCGCGGCTACTAATGGCCGACGAGCCCACCGGCAACCTGGACGACACCATCGGTGCCCAGGTGGTGGACCTGCTCTTCGACCTCAACCGGGAGCACGGCACCACCCTGATCCTGGTTACCCACGATCCCTCGGTGGCCGAGCGCTGCGAGACCGTCTATCGCTTCCGCGAGGGGGTGCTGGCCCGATGA
- a CDS encoding arylesterase produces the protein MAGTGCFFLPLRRALFAAALALLLAPAAAAAERPTILVFGDSLSTAYGFDRDEAWPVLLETRLDEADLPHRVTNVSRSGETTSGGTRRLPDALQEHEPEIVLLQLGGNDGLRGQPPERIRSNLARMIEQAHEADSQVLLIGIRIPPSYGRTYTEQFAAIYPELAEEHDLPVIPFLLDGVWDRDGMMQNDGVHPTAEAQPKIAERVWETLRELLDAPS, from the coding sequence ATGGCTGGTACCGGCTGCTTCTTTTTGCCCCTGCGCCGGGCGTTGTTCGCCGCGGCACTGGCGCTGCTCCTGGCGCCGGCGGCGGCCGCCGCCGAGCGTCCGACCATCCTGGTCTTCGGCGATTCACTCTCCACCGCCTACGGCTTCGACCGCGACGAGGCGTGGCCCGTTCTACTCGAGACACGCCTGGACGAGGCCGACCTGCCCCACCGGGTGACCAACGTCAGCCGCAGTGGCGAGACCACCAGCGGCGGGACCCGGCGCCTGCCCGACGCCCTCCAGGAACACGAGCCGGAGATCGTCCTGCTCCAGCTCGGGGGCAACGACGGCCTGCGCGGCCAACCCCCGGAGCGGATCCGCAGCAACCTGGCGCGGATGATCGAGCAGGCCCACGAGGCGGACAGCCAGGTATTGCTGATCGGCATCCGCATCCCACCGAGCTACGGGCGAACCTACACCGAGCAGTTCGCGGCCATCTACCCCGAACTGGCCGAAGAGCACGACCTGCCGGTGATCCCCTTTCTCCTCGATGGGGTCTGGGACCGGGACGGGATGATGCAGAACGACGGGGTCCACCCCACCGCCGAGGCGCAGCCGAAGATCGCCGAGCGGGTGTGGGAGACCCTGCGCGAGCTACTCGACGCCCCCTCCTGA
- a CDS encoding recombination-associated protein RdgC, whose protein sequence is MWFRNLIPYRLRDDVAYDPETADQRLGALAFTPCGALEPSRSGFVPPLGPGAPLVHAAAGSLLFCLQEETKLLPAAVIREAMDERISAVEAAEHRKVRKRERDRIRDEVVTDLMPRAFSRHKRTWGYLDTEAGYLVVDAGSEKQAEHFVEQLREAWGDLTLSPPETEMGPGTIMTRWLAQQQLPGDLELGEEAVLEDPNAEGCEVRVKRQDLTSDEMRAHIDAGKRVRRLAVTYSERLSAVLDTDLSLRRLKFHDVIREQAGDRDPESQAEQLDADFSLMTLELRTLIPRMMEWFGGEKATS, encoded by the coding sequence ATGTGGTTTCGTAACCTGATCCCCTACCGCCTGCGCGATGACGTCGCTTACGACCCCGAGACCGCCGACCAGCGCCTGGGTGCGCTCGCCTTCACGCCCTGCGGGGCACTGGAGCCGAGCCGCAGTGGGTTCGTACCGCCGCTCGGCCCCGGGGCGCCGCTGGTGCACGCCGCCGCCGGCAGCCTGCTCTTCTGTCTGCAGGAGGAGACGAAGCTGCTGCCCGCGGCGGTGATTCGCGAGGCTATGGACGAGCGCATCAGCGCCGTGGAGGCGGCCGAGCATCGCAAGGTGCGCAAGCGCGAGCGCGACCGCATCCGCGACGAGGTGGTCACCGACCTGATGCCGCGGGCATTCAGCCGCCACAAGCGGACCTGGGGCTACCTGGATACTGAGGCCGGCTACCTGGTGGTGGACGCCGGCTCCGAGAAACAGGCCGAGCACTTCGTCGAGCAGCTGCGCGAGGCGTGGGGGGATCTCACCCTCAGTCCGCCGGAGACCGAGATGGGGCCGGGGACCATCATGACCCGCTGGCTGGCGCAGCAGCAGTTGCCCGGTGACCTGGAGCTAGGCGAAGAGGCGGTGCTCGAGGACCCCAACGCCGAGGGTTGCGAGGTCCGCGTCAAGCGCCAGGACCTGACCTCCGACGAGATGCGTGCCCACATCGATGCCGGCAAGCGCGTTCGCCGGCTGGCGGTGACCTACAGCGAGCGGCTCAGCGCGGTGCTCGACACCGACTTGAGCCTGCGCCGCCTGAAATTCCACGACGTCATCCGCGAGCAGGCCGGCGACCGCGACCCGGAGAGCCAGGCCGAGCAGCTCGATGCCGACTTCTCGCTGATGACCCTTGAGCTGCGCACCCTGATCCCGCGCATGATGGAGTGGTTCGGCGGCGAGAAAGCCACCTCCTGA
- a CDS encoding 5-(carboxyamino)imidazole ribonucleotide synthase: MTVAAPILPGAAIGILGAGQLGRMLAVAARRSGYRVHVIAPGAGQAPAGQVADVVHDAEPTAELLRSLAGELSVLTYEFENLPRGAVEAAAECLPVRPSPHALATTQNRALEKTFLRQHGLPTVPFESVRGAAEAAAAVERLGAPAVIKSAGLGYDGKGQAGVDSVEAVAAAWPAIGAEEAVVEARIDLAMEVSVVAARGVDGRFVHYGVTENRHRDHILDLSVSDADLDPALCQQAVEIARVVGEGLDAVGTYCVEFFIDAGGQLMVNEIAPRPHNSGHLTIEGAVTSQFDQQLRAICGLPLGSTRRLTPAAMVNLLGDVWDAGTPPWDEVFADPAATLHLYGKGAPSPGRKMGHITVLGDDRQEAADRALKLRNRLAPHVVS, from the coding sequence ATGACCGTCGCCGCGCCGATCTTGCCGGGAGCGGCCATCGGCATCCTCGGTGCCGGCCAGCTCGGCCGCATGCTCGCCGTGGCCGCGCGGCGTTCCGGCTACCGGGTCCACGTCATCGCCCCCGGCGCCGGGCAGGCCCCGGCCGGGCAAGTGGCCGATGTCGTGCACGACGCCGAGCCCACGGCGGAGCTGCTGCGCAGCCTGGCTGGCGAGCTGAGCGTGCTGACCTACGAGTTCGAGAATCTGCCCCGGGGGGCCGTCGAGGCCGCCGCGGAGTGCCTACCGGTGCGGCCGTCCCCCCACGCCCTCGCGACGACGCAGAACCGCGCCCTGGAGAAGACCTTCCTGCGCCAGCACGGCCTGCCCACGGTCCCCTTCGAGTCCGTCCGCGGGGCCGCGGAGGCGGCCGCTGCCGTGGAACGTCTCGGTGCCCCGGCGGTGATCAAGAGCGCCGGGCTGGGTTACGACGGCAAGGGCCAGGCGGGGGTGGATAGCGTCGAGGCCGTGGCCGCTGCATGGCCGGCCATCGGTGCCGAGGAGGCGGTGGTCGAGGCGCGTATCGATCTGGCCATGGAGGTCTCGGTGGTGGCCGCCCGCGGCGTGGATGGCCGTTTTGTCCACTACGGGGTGACCGAGAATCGCCACCGGGACCACATCCTCGATCTGTCGGTCAGCGATGCCGACCTCGACCCGGCGTTGTGTCAGCAGGCCGTGGAGATCGCCCGGGTGGTGGGAGAGGGGCTCGACGCCGTCGGCACCTACTGCGTCGAGTTCTTCATCGACGCCGGCGGACAGCTGATGGTCAACGAGATCGCCCCGCGGCCGCACAACTCCGGCCACCTGACCATCGAGGGGGCGGTCACCTCACAGTTCGACCAGCAGTTGCGTGCCATCTGCGGCTTGCCCCTGGGTAGCACCCGGCGGTTGACCCCGGCGGCCATGGTCAACCTGCTCGGCGATGTCTGGGATGCCGGCACCCCGCCCTGGGACGAGGTCTTCGCCGACCCGGCGGCCACCCTCCACCTCTACGGCAAGGGCGCGCCGAGCCCCGGCCGCAAGATGGGCCACATCACCGTGCTCGGCGACGACCGGCAGGAGGCCGCCGACCGAGCCCTGAAGCTGCGCAACCGACTGGCCCCCCATGTGGTTTCGTAA
- the purE gene encoding 5-(carboxyamino)imidazole ribonucleotide mutase, whose translation MTDAQPLVGVVMGSSSDWDTLSGAAEVLRDFEVPHEARVVSAHRTPQLMADYAAEAEERGLRAIIAGAGGAAHLPGMLAAQTIVPVLGVPVQSKALNGLDSLLSIVQMPAGVPTATFAIGTAGARNAALFAVAMLAREDPRYADALKAFRTQQAERVYGEELS comes from the coding sequence ATGACCGACGCGCAGCCGTTAGTGGGCGTCGTGATGGGCAGCAGTTCCGATTGGGACACCCTCTCCGGCGCCGCCGAGGTGCTTCGTGACTTCGAGGTGCCCCATGAGGCCCGAGTGGTCTCTGCCCACCGAACCCCGCAACTGATGGCCGACTACGCCGCCGAGGCCGAAGAGCGCGGCCTGCGGGCGATCATAGCCGGCGCCGGCGGTGCCGCCCATCTGCCCGGCATGCTCGCCGCGCAGACCATCGTCCCGGTGCTCGGGGTGCCGGTGCAGTCGAAGGCCCTTAACGGCCTCGACTCGCTGCTGTCCATCGTCCAGATGCCGGCCGGCGTGCCCACCGCCACCTTCGCCATCGGCACCGCCGGCGCGCGCAATGCGGCGCTCTTTGCGGTGGCCATGCTCGCCCGCGAGGATCCGCGCTACGCCGACGCGCTCAAGGCCTTCCGCACCCAGCAGGCCGAGCGCGTCTATGGGGAGGAGCTCTCATGA
- a CDS encoding PHA/PHB synthase family protein, translating to MAQENGTRNQDIDYEALSRSLTEITAKSQELVQEFLQQEQSTHHVAMEDAAQMAQLFQQLSARVMADPARLMQVQMSFWQDYMSLMQNVALRFWGLESEPVAQPAKGDRRFQHQHWEDHPFFDFVKQSYLLAADHTHAVVRDVEGLDDQTKKKVDFYTRAFIDAMAPSNFVATNPEVLEKTVETGGQNLLQGLSNLLDDLKRGRGRLDIKMTDYDAFEVGTNLATTPGQVVYQNELMQLIQYEPTTAEVHKRPLLLVPAWINKYYIMDLNSEKSMVKWLVDQGHSVFIISWRNPDESLAEKRFEDYMLEGPVTAMDVVQEITGSDEMNLVGYCLGGTLSACTLAWLAARGDRRIQAATFLTCMLDFEYPGELEVFLDEEQIATLERRMSRKGYLEGRYMSTTFNMLRANDLIWSFFVNNYLKGDEPFPFDLLYWNSDSTNMPAKMHSFYLRNMYQRNLLKEPGALELAGEAIDLGRVDIPAYFMSAKEDHIAPWKSTIRGPRLLSGPTRYVLGGSGHIAGVINPPHKNKYGYWTNTAKTVDQDEWLAGAEAHEGSWWNDWGQWLAGHGGESVAARKVGSKKHAPIEPAPGSYVRHGVLYGD from the coding sequence ATGGCACAAGAGAACGGCACCCGGAACCAGGACATCGATTACGAGGCGCTCTCCCGGTCGCTGACCGAGATTACCGCCAAGAGTCAGGAGCTGGTGCAGGAGTTCCTGCAGCAGGAGCAGTCGACGCACCACGTGGCCATGGAGGATGCCGCGCAGATGGCGCAGCTGTTCCAGCAGCTGAGCGCGCGGGTGATGGCCGATCCGGCCCGCCTGATGCAGGTGCAGATGTCCTTCTGGCAGGACTACATGAGCCTGATGCAGAACGTGGCCCTGCGCTTCTGGGGGCTGGAGTCCGAGCCGGTGGCGCAGCCGGCCAAGGGGGATCGGCGCTTCCAGCACCAGCACTGGGAGGATCACCCCTTCTTCGATTTCGTTAAGCAGTCCTACCTCCTGGCGGCGGATCACACCCACGCGGTGGTCCGGGACGTGGAAGGGCTCGATGATCAGACCAAGAAGAAAGTGGATTTCTACACCCGGGCGTTCATCGACGCCATGGCCCCGTCGAACTTCGTGGCCACCAACCCCGAGGTGCTCGAGAAGACTGTCGAGACCGGCGGCCAGAACCTGCTGCAGGGGCTGAGCAATCTGCTCGACGACCTCAAGCGGGGTCGTGGCCGGCTCGACATCAAGATGACCGACTACGACGCCTTCGAGGTCGGCACCAACCTCGCCACCACCCCGGGGCAGGTGGTCTACCAGAACGAACTCATGCAGCTCATCCAGTATGAGCCCACCACCGCCGAGGTCCACAAGCGGCCCCTGCTGCTGGTGCCGGCGTGGATCAACAAGTACTACATCATGGATCTCAACAGCGAGAAGTCCATGGTGAAGTGGCTGGTGGATCAGGGCCATAGCGTATTCATCATCAGCTGGCGCAACCCCGACGAGAGCCTGGCCGAGAAGCGCTTCGAGGATTACATGCTCGAGGGGCCGGTGACGGCCATGGATGTCGTCCAGGAGATCACCGGCAGCGACGAGATGAACCTGGTTGGCTACTGCCTCGGCGGGACCCTGTCGGCTTGCACCCTGGCCTGGCTGGCGGCCCGCGGGGACCGGCGCATTCAGGCCGCGACCTTCCTGACCTGCATGCTCGACTTCGAGTACCCCGGTGAGCTGGAGGTCTTCCTCGACGAGGAGCAGATCGCCACGCTGGAGCGGCGCATGAGCCGGAAGGGCTATCTGGAGGGTCGGTACATGTCCACGACCTTCAACATGCTCCGCGCCAACGACCTGATCTGGTCGTTCTTCGTGAACAACTACCTCAAGGGCGATGAGCCGTTCCCCTTCGATCTGCTCTACTGGAACTCCGATTCCACCAACATGCCCGCCAAGATGCATAGCTTCTACCTGCGCAACATGTATCAGCGCAACCTGCTCAAGGAGCCGGGTGCCCTGGAGCTGGCGGGGGAGGCCATCGACCTGGGCCGGGTCGACATCCCGGCCTACTTCATGTCGGCCAAGGAAGACCACATCGCCCCCTGGAAGAGCACCATCCGTGGCCCGCGGCTGCTCTCCGGTCCTACCCGCTACGTGCTTGGCGGATCCGGCCACATCGCCGGCGTCATCAATCCGCCCCACAAGAACAAGTACGGCTACTGGACCAACACCGCCAAGACGGTGGATCAGGATGAGTGGCTGGCCGGGGCCGAGGCCCACGAGGGCTCATGGTGGAACGACTGGGGGCAGTGGCTGGCCGGCCACGGCGGCGAGAGCGTTGCTGCACGGAAGGTCGGGTCGAAAAAGCACGCCCCGATCGAGCCGGCACCGGGCTCCTACGTCCGCCACGGCGTGCTCTACGGCGACTGA
- a CDS encoding class I SAM-dependent methyltransferase, whose protein sequence is MHAGLRCDAPTDAGLRGVLADGDDALAAAWAERLGVPQLDAHPDAGPGVVLRAGDPPALQMLGRRAPGPVAVDFADRQLKRRVAGSTPRRDPLARAVGLHRRPQTAVVDATAGLGQDGWVLAALGASVTWIECSPVLSALLAAALERAAAEPQLAATTERIRLQPGDLRDVLGRLPTASCEVVYVDPMYPDGATRGAVGRPAQVLRALHASAPPPAEADLLAAALAHATRRVVVKRPQRAAPVSGPPPSRAVSGRAVRFDIYERG, encoded by the coding sequence ATGCACGCAGGATTGCGTTGCGATGCGCCAACCGATGCCGGGCTGCGCGGCGTGCTGGCCGACGGCGACGATGCCCTCGCCGCCGCATGGGCCGAGCGCCTGGGCGTGCCCCAACTCGACGCCCACCCCGACGCCGGCCCCGGGGTGGTGCTGCGCGCCGGCGACCCGCCGGCGCTGCAGATGCTCGGCCGGCGCGCCCCCGGACCGGTGGCGGTGGACTTCGCGGACCGGCAGCTGAAGCGCCGGGTGGCCGGCTCCACGCCCCGCCGCGACCCGTTGGCGCGCGCCGTGGGGCTACATAGACGACCGCAGACGGCAGTGGTCGATGCCACCGCCGGACTCGGCCAGGACGGCTGGGTGCTCGCCGCTCTGGGCGCCTCGGTGACCTGGATCGAGTGCAGCCCGGTCCTCTCCGCCCTGCTCGCCGCCGCCCTCGAGCGGGCTGCCGCCGAGCCGCAGCTGGCCGCCACGACCGAGCGCATCCGCCTGCAACCGGGGGATCTGCGCGACGTGCTGGGGCGGCTCCCCACCGCCTCGTGCGAGGTGGTCTACGTTGATCCGATGTACCCCGACGGCGCCACCCGCGGCGCCGTCGGCCGCCCAGCGCAGGTCCTGCGGGCCCTGCACGCGAGCGCACCGCCCCCGGCCGAAGCCGACCTGCTGGCCGCGGCGCTGGCCCACGCCACCCGCCGGGTGGTGGTCAAGCGTCCGCAGCGCGCGGCCCCGGTGTCCGGCCCACCGCCAAGCCGGGCGGTATCCGGCCGGGCGGTGCGTTTCGACATCTACGAGCGGGGCTAG
- the rpsI gene encoding 30S ribosomal protein S9 → MANQQYYGTGRRKTSAARVFMTPGNGNITVNGRPLDEYFGRETGRMIVRQALDQVDAADKFDIKATVSGGGSSGQAGAVRHGIARALANYDAELKAPLRRAGFITRDARMVERKKIGLHKARRATQFSKR, encoded by the coding sequence ATGGCGAATCAGCAGTATTACGGAACCGGACGCCGCAAGACCTCTGCCGCGCGGGTGTTCATGACCCCGGGTAACGGCAATATCACCGTTAACGGTCGCCCGCTCGACGAGTACTTCGGGCGCGAGACCGGGCGCATGATCGTGCGCCAGGCGCTGGATCAGGTGGACGCCGCGGACAAGTTCGACATCAAGGCGACCGTCTCGGGCGGCGGGTCCAGCGGGCAGGCCGGTGCGGTGCGCCACGGCATTGCCCGGGCGCTGGCGAACTACGACGCCGAGCTCAAGGCGCCGCTGCGGCGTGCTGGTTTCATCACCCGCGATGCGCGCATGGTCGAGCGGAAGAAGATCGGCCTGCACAAGGCCCGTCGCGCGACGCAGTTCTCCAAGCGTTAA
- the rplM gene encoding 50S ribosomal protein L13: MKTYSAKPAEVQRDWYLVDATDKTLGRLASEVAHRLRGKHKPVFTPHVDAGDYIVVINADKVRLTGRKERDKQYFWHTGFPGGIKSRSVAEVRERHPERLIESAVRGMMPKNRLGRAMLKKLKVYAGNEHRHHAQQPQPLEL; encoded by the coding sequence ATGAAGACGTATAGCGCCAAGCCCGCAGAGGTTCAACGCGACTGGTACCTGGTCGACGCCACCGACAAGACGCTCGGGCGGCTGGCCAGCGAGGTCGCGCATCGCCTGCGCGGCAAGCACAAGCCGGTCTTTACTCCGCACGTCGACGCGGGCGATTATATTGTCGTGATCAACGCCGACAAGGTTCGCCTGACCGGGCGGAAAGAGCGGGACAAGCAGTATTTCTGGCACACCGGTTTCCCGGGCGGCATCAAGAGCCGGTCCGTGGCCGAAGTGCGTGAACGTCATCCGGAGCGCCTGATCGAGAGCGCGGTGCGCGGGATGATGCCGAAGAACCGTCTGGGCCGGGCCATGCTCAAGAAGCTCAAGGTCTACGCCGGGAACGAGCACCGTCATCACGCTCAGCAGCCGCAGCCGCTGGAGCTCTGA
- the speD gene encoding adenosylmethionine decarboxylase, whose amino-acid sequence MVDYTRIRLHGFNNLTKSLSFNIYDVCYAKTEAQRRAYIEYIDEEYNAERLTEILTNVAEIIGANVLNVARQDYDPQGASVTILISEGPVSPEEAEESAEARPGPLPDDVVAHLDKSHITVHTYPEMHPDKGVSTFRADIDVSTCGVISPLTALNYLIHSFDSDIVTMDYRVRGFTRDVEGHKHFIDHEINSIQNYLSEDTKERYQTLDVNVYQENIFHTKMILREFDLDNYLFGESSADLDDEEANTIRRHLRREMMEIFAGRNLPANQEV is encoded by the coding sequence TTGGTCGATTACACCCGCATCCGGCTCCACGGCTTCAACAATCTGACCAAGTCGTTGAGCTTCAACATCTACGACGTTTGCTACGCCAAGACCGAGGCGCAGCGGCGGGCGTATATCGAATATATCGACGAAGAGTACAACGCCGAACGGCTGACCGAGATCCTGACCAACGTCGCCGAGATCATCGGCGCCAATGTGCTCAACGTCGCGCGCCAGGACTATGACCCCCAGGGGGCCAGCGTGACCATCCTCATCTCCGAGGGTCCGGTGTCGCCCGAGGAGGCCGAGGAGAGCGCCGAGGCGCGGCCCGGGCCGCTGCCCGACGATGTCGTTGCCCACCTGGACAAGTCGCACATCACCGTGCACACCTACCCGGAGATGCATCCGGACAAGGGTGTGAGCACCTTCCGGGCGGACATCGATGTCTCCACTTGCGGCGTGATCTCGCCGTTGACGGCGCTCAACTACCTGATCCACTCGTTCGACTCGGACATCGTGACGATGGACTACCGCGTGCGCGGCTTCACCCGCGACGTGGAGGGGCACAAGCACTTCATCGATCACGAGATCAACTCGATCCAGAACTACCTCTCCGAGGACACCAAGGAGCGCTACCAGACCCTGGACGTGAACGTCTACCAGGAGAACATCTTCCACACGAAGATGATCCTGCGCGAGTTCGACCTGGATAATTACCTCTTCGGCGAGTCGAGTGCCGACCTTGACGATGAAGAGGCGAACACGATCCGCAGGCATCTGCGCCGGGAGATGATGGAGATCTTCGCCGGGCGCAACCTGCCGGCCAACCAAGAAGTCTGA